CGCCGCGCTGCGCCATGGCGCGTTACACGTGGATGCAGTCGAGATCGATCCCCTTATTTACCGGCTGGGAAGGCAACTGCATCCCGAACATCCGTACAGTTCCGTCAAGGTTACCGGCGTCATCAACGACGCCCGCAATTTTCTGCGCGAAAGTCGCGACAAGTACGACGTGATTATCTTCGGGCTGCTCGATTCGCACACCGAATTCTCCGGCTACAGCAACATGCGCGTGGATAACTACGTCTACACCGAGGAGGCCTTCGCCCAAGCCCGCCGCCTGCTCAATCCCGGTGGAATCCTGGTGCTGAAATTTGAAGTGCGTCCGCCATGGACGTGGATGGGACAACGGTTCTACGCTCTGCTGGACCGTGTTTTCGGCAGGGCGCCGGTCACTTTCTTCTGTCCGGAGGTTGGCGTGTTGGCTCGCGCCACCGTATTCATCGCTTCCAACAGTCCCGACCTGTGGGAACGCGCTGCCCAACCAGAGTTGGCGAGCTTCGTCGCTCAACGCCCGCCGTCCTTTCCTTTGACCACGGCCGGAGCGCCGCCGCTCACCACCGACGATTGGCCCTACGTTTATAACCGTAGCCACGCCATTCCTCGCACCTACCTGACCGTTGCCTTGATCCTGCTGACGCTGTCGGTCGGGCTGGCCGGCAGATCCTTCAACAACAGCAGCTCGAGTTGGACCCTGTTCTTTCTCGGGGCAGGATTTCTGCTGCTGGAAACTCACATGGTCAGCCGGCTGGCGTTGTACTTTGGCACCACCTGGCTGGTGAACTGCATGGCACTCACCGCCATACTTGTGGTCTTGGTGCTCGCCAACTTGTACGTTAGCCGCCGCAGGCCGACCGACCTGCGGCGGTATTACGCCCTGCTGGTCGCGGCGCTGATCGCCGACTACCTTGTGCCGTGGCACCTAATGCCATGGTCGGCCCGGACCAGCGGTATAGTCCTGAGTTGCAGCTATGCGCTGCCGCTGTTTTTTGCCGGGATTATCTTCACTCGCACGTTCGAGAAGTCCGAGTGCAAGTCGGCAGCGTTTGGGGCGAATATCGTGGGCGCAGTGGCCGGCGGTTTGGCGCAGAACCTGTCGTTCGTCACCGGCATGAACGCTCTTCTGCTGGTGGCGACGGGATTCTATTTGACCGCGGCCCTGTGTGCATTCCTTCGACTAGGACGCAACGCGCGCGGCTTGGCCGCAGGCCCCTCATGACACCGATCATCTGCTGGTCGTCCGTCGTTTCCGGCTGAACACCAGGTACACCGGAATTCCCGCCAACATGACCAGACAACCCAGCAGCGAATTCTTCACATTCGACGCGAACGTGTAAGACAGCAGCACCGCCGAGGCTGCGATAAACACCGCCGGCGCCACCGGATATCCCCACACGCGATAGGGCCGCGGCGCATCCGGCTCGCGCCACCGGAAAACAAACACCGTGCTGGTGGTCAGCATGTAGAACAGCCACTCGGCGAACAGGGTGATCGAGAACAGCGCCTGAAACTTTCCCACCGCCAGGACCAGGACGATGGCCAGCGCCGCCTGAAATACGATGGCTGCCGACGGCGTGCGGTAGCGCGGATGCACCCGCGCCAGCGCCGCGATGAAGTATCCATCTTGCGCTGCCGCGAAGGGCACGCGCGCTCCGCTCAGCACCGCGCCGTTCAGCGTGGCCAGCATCTGGAAGCCCATCACCAGCGTGAAAATCGACGCCGCGCCCGCTCCCAGCACAATCCGCATCGCGTCTGCCGCGGGACTGCCCGTGGCCGCGATTCCCGCCGCCGGCATCACGTATTGCAGCGCCGCGTTCATCAGCATGTACAGCGCAGCCACGATTCCGACCCCGCCAATCAGCGCCATCGGAATGCTGCGCTCCGGACGGCGAATCTCGCCTGCCACCATGTTCAGGTTGTTCCAGCCGTCGTAAGCCCACAGCGACGCCAGCATCGCGATCATGAACCCAATCATTCCGCCCTTCGCGCCTTGGAACCTTGTCGCGTAGTTCGCTGCCCGCCCGCCGCCGTAGGTGAACGCGACCACGATCACCGTCAACACCAGTCCCACTTTTAGCAGCGTAAAGAACAACTGGAACTCGCCGGCGCGCTTCACTCCGATGTGGTTGATGAACGAGATGAAGATCACCAGCGCCATCGCCAGCAGTTGCGCGTAGGTGATGGTGAGCGGCGACGCGACCGCGGTCCGCGGCAATCCTCGAAACGCCGGGAACCCGCCCAAGATGCGTGCCATTCCGGTGGCGATCGTCGCAATGGACCCCGGCTTCGCAATCAGCAGCGTGGACCACGCGTACACAAATCCCGCCAGCGGCCCGTATCCATCGCGCAGGTAAACGTACTCGCCGCCCGCTTCCGGCTTCATCGCGCCCAGCTCGGCATAGGTGAGCGCGCCCAGGAACGACAGCGCCCCGCCCACCACCCACGCCAGGTACACCAGCTTGGCCGAGCCGACCGCCTGCATCATCTCCGTCGGTACCAGGAAAATTCCGGTGCCGATGATCGTGCCCACCACGACGGCCGAGGCGTGCCTCACCGTCAGGTCGCGCGCCAGTTCGCGGGCTGTGGCGGGCGGCCGCGTCTCAGCCATCGCGTCCTCGGCTGCTGGTCGACATCTCGTTGACTGGATGGCGCGCGTACAGCAGGCTGGCAGCGTACCCGATCGCAAACGTCAGCCCGCAACCCAGGGCCACGTACCAGGTGAAGGGCACTCCTCCGTGCGGAAGCGCCAGCGAGAAGCCAGTCCGGCGCGAAATGGCCCCCCACAGCTGCTGCTCCTGCCAGAGATAAAGATTGAAGACGAATCCGCAGAAGAAACCCACCATGGCGCCGCGTTCGTTGGCTTTTTTCGTGAGTACGCCCAGCACGAAGACGCCGAGCAGCGCGCCGTACGCCACCGATGCGATCGCCAGCCCGACCTCCACCACGACCTTGATATTGCGCGAAAGCAGCGCCAGCCCGAACAGCACCACCGCCCACAGCAGGGTGGAAATTCGCGACAGGCGCAAGCGCTCGCGCTCGCCCGTCTCCGGACGCCGCCGCAGGTAAAAGTCAACCATGGAGCTCGAGGACAGCGAGTTGAGCGCCGCGCTCAGGTTGCTCATCGCCGCCGCCAGAATCGCCGCGATCAGCAGGCCCGAGACTCCGTGCGGCATTCGTGTCACGATGAACGTGGGGAATATTTCGTCGTAAGAAGCCCATGCGGGGGCCGACGCGGCGGTGTGATACAGCACGAACAGCAAAACGCCGACCAGCAGAAACAGACCGAATTGAAAAAATACCGCGAGGCCGCTGGCGATCAGCGCCAGCTTCGACTGCCCTTCAGAGCGCGCCGCCAGCAGACGCTGCACGATCAACTGATCGGTGCCGTGGCTGGCCGTCGTCAGAAACGCGCCGCCGATCAATCCTGCCCAGAAGGTGTACACCTGGAAGAACTCCGGCGAGAAGTCGAGTATGCGGAACTTTCCCGCCGCGCCCGCAACCGTGCTCACCCCTGACCACCCGCCCGGCACCAGGTGAAGCAGCGTCGCAAACCCGACCAGCGTTCCGCCCACATAGATGAACATCTGCACCACGTCGGTCCAGATCACCGCCGTCATTCCGCCTTCGAATGTGTAAATGAGGGTTAGCGCGGTCACGATGCCGATGGCGATCAGGTCGCGCTGGAAGTCACCGAACCCGCGCAGCGCCGCGCCCAGCATGATCCGCACCACGATCGCGACGGCGAATACCCGCACCCCTTCCGCCGCCGCCCGCGTGATTAGGAACAGGCTTGCGGTCAGTGACCGCAGCTTGCCCCCGAACCGCCTTTCCATCAACTGGTACGCGGTGTACAGCTCACCCCGGAAATAGTGCGGGATGAGGAGGAAGCTGATGATCACGCGCCCCACCACGTAGCCCATCACAAGTTGCAGGAACGTCAGATTGCTGCGATACGCCAGCCCGGGAATGCTGATGATGGTCAGCGTGCTGGTTTCCGCCGCCACGATGGAGAGTGAAATCGCCCACCACGGCACGTTGCGGTCGGCGAGAAAGTAGTCGCGCAGCGAGCGCTGGCGTTTGCGGAAGCTCACGCCGAAAGCGGTGATGCCCGCCAGGTACACCGCGATGATGATCAGATCCACCCGATCCAGTCCCATGCTATGTCCGGCGGTGTTCCCCACTTGTTTCGAAGTCGCTTCATTATCGCGGAAAACCCGGGTTTGCACCCGGAAAATCCCGCCCCGCCGCGTGCCCACCGTGATAGAAATTGAGCCCTCATGGCCATCTACCTGGGAATCGACGGCGGTGGCACGCAGACCACCTGCGCCGTGGGCGACCAAAACAGTGTGCTCGCCACCGCCTCAGCCGGTGGTAGCAACATGGTTCGCCTCGGTGAGCATGAAGCGCGCTCCAATCTTCACCAGGCGATCACCAAAGCCTGTGACGCTGCGCGCCTCCGTCCCGGCATGGTGGAAGCTGCCGTCGTGGGCATCGCTGGCGCATCCGTCCCGCAGGTGAAGGAAACCATAGCTGCCATGATCCACGAACTTGTGCCCGGTGACATTGAAGTTGTCGGCGACATGGTGACCGCCATGGAAGCCGCTTTCGCCGGCCTGCCCGGCGTGGTCGCGATCTCTGGAACCGGCTCGGTTGCTTTCGGCCGGAATCGGCAGGGCGAAGTCGGACGCGCCGGCGGTTGGGGCCCCGCCATCTCCGACGAAGGCTCAGGCCACTGGATTGGCCGCAACGCTGTCGCCGCGGTCATGCGCGCCTTGGACTCGTTCGAGGCCACGGCCCTTCTGCGCGGCATTTTCGACGCCTGGAACATCGAGTCCCTCGAACAACTCCTGCAGAAAGCGAACAGTTCGCCGCCGCCGGATTTCGCGGGCTTGTTTCCCACGGTTCAATCCGCGGCCAGCGGGGGCGATGACATCGCGCAGCAACTTCTCGCCGCCGCCGGCAACGAACTCGCTTGGCTGGCCGGCGTGGTCATCGGCCGCCTGTGGCCGCAGGACGATGCCGTGCGCGTCGCCATCGGCGGCGGGGTGTTCGCTCACTCTCCCATCGTGCGCTGGACTTTTTGGAAACAGTTGCGCGCCGAGCATCCGCGAGCGGCCGTCAGCTTCAAAATCACCCAGCCGGTTGAAGGTGCGTTGTGGTTGGCGCGCCGCTTGGCTGCCAAGATCGAGGGGAACAGTTGATGACCACCAGTTCCGGCGACGGAGCACACGGGACCCCGGAGCCGCACGGCCCGCTCGACGACCTTGTCCGTAGTCAGCAGCTTGATGTTCTGTGCGGTGTCGCCGCCAGTGCGCGCCTTACCGAAGAGTTGGCGCTTTCGCTGCTGGCTCGTCGCGACCTGCCGTACCAGGCGATCGTTGACCTCTCCAAGAACGGCGCGGTCATGAAGCACCGCAAGGTCGTCGTTGCCGTGATTTCGCATCCGCGGACCCCGCGGCATGTTTCTCTGCCCATCGCGCGCCACCTTTACACCTTCGAACTGATGCAGATTGTGCTCACCCCCGGCATTGCCGCCGACCTGAAGATGAACATCGAGGAGTCGCTGATCTCGCGCCGGGATTCCATCTCTGGCGGCGAGCGCCTTACCCTGGCTAAGCGCGGCTCCACCCGCGTGGCCGCCGCTCTGCTCGCCGATCCCGACGAGCGCGTCATGCACGCCGCGCTGGAGAATCCCTACATGACCGAGGCCTGGATTGTGAAGGCTCTTCTGCGCGACAACGCGCCCGTGCCGCTGGTCCACTCCGTGTGCCGCCATCCCAAGTGGTCGCTCCGCCGCGATGTTCAGGTCGCGCTGCTCCGCAATGACAAGACCCCGCTGGCACGCGCCATCGCCATCGCGGAAAAGCTCCCCACCCAGGTTCTCCGCGACGTCCTCTACCACTCGCGCCTGCAAGCCAACGTCAAAACCTACCTGCACGCGCTGCTCGATCGCCGCGCCAACAGGGCGGGAGCGAAGTCCATCACCAACTCGCCAGATCGCTGAATCACTCGATCCCCACGTTCTCCCCGATCCACTCCAAATACTCTTCGTTGCCGCCCTCAATCAGAAGCGCCACACACTCCGGCAGCTCGTAGGAATGCAGTTCCCGGATGGCTGTGTCCACATCGTCGAATGCCCCCGCCGTAGTTTTCACCAGCAGCAGCCACTCCTGAGCATTTTCCACCTTGTCCGTCCAGCGGTACACCGATTCGATGGCGACCACGTTCACGCACGCCGCCAGCCGCCGCTCCACCAGCGCCCGCGCGATCTTTCCCGCCTCTTCGCGCGTTCCTGCCGTCGTCAGCACAATTCTCTTGTCGGTCATTTACAATTCCTCACGCGCCGGACGCGCCATCAAAATGCGCGGCCGTGCTTCGCATCCATCAATCGTCAATCGGCGATTGACAATGTTTTCTTGTCATTCTGCGTTCTGACTTCTTATTTCTGACTTTCTGGAGCCGCACTCATGCCCGTTGCCATCAAGTTCGGTACCTCCGGCTGGCGCGCCGTGATTGCCGAGGATTTCACCTTCGCCAACGTTCGCCGCGCCATTACCGGAATTGCGCGTTACGTCGCTTCGAGAAAGCCGCAGGGCGCCGCCGTCATCCTCGGCCGCGATCCGCGCTTTCTGGGTGAATCCCTGGTCTCTCTTGCTGCCGATCTTCTCGCCGCCCAAAACGTTATTCCGCGCGTGATTCCTGATCCCGCTCCCACGCCCGCCATCGCCTGGGCCGTGATCCGCACCAAGTCCGACGGCGCCATCAACTTCACCGCCTCACACAATCCGCCCGAGTATAACGGCATCAAGTTCTCCACGCCCGACGGCGCCCCTGCGCTCCCCGAGGTCACCGCCCAGATCGAAGCCGAAATCGCCGCGCTCGATGGAGCGCCGTCACCCGCAAGTCCCGGTGCAGCGCACCCGCCATCGAGCGCAGTCAAGCGCGAAGAAATTGACGTTGCTCCCGACTACCTCGCCCGCCTCAAAGAAGTCATTGACCTCGACGCCATCAAAAAGGCGAACCTGCGGGTCGCCTTCGATCCGCTCTGGGGCGCTGCCCGGGACTATCCCGACCATCTCCTCCGCCGCGCCGGCATCGAGGTCGTCACCGTGCACGATTTCCGCGATGTGCTCTTCGGCGGCCACGCACCCGAACCCGACGACCACCTCCTCGAAGACCTTCGCGCCGCCATGAAAAGGTCGCAGGCGCATATCGGCATCTCTACCGACGGCGATGCCGACCGCTTCGGCATCCTCGATCAGGACGGCGCCTTCATCTCGCCCAACTACATCATCGCCCTCCTCTTCGATTACCTCGTCGAAACCCGCGGTTGGCGCAACGGCGTTGCCAAATCCGTGGCCACCACCAACCTGGTCAACGCTCTCGCCGAGCACCACAAAGTGCAGCTCTACGAAACCCCGGTCGGCTTCAAATACATCGGCGAACTCATTGATCGGGACAAGATCGCCATTGGTGGTGAGGAATCCGCCGGGCTTTCCATCCGCCATCACGTCCCGGAAAAGGATGGCATTCTGGCCGGCTTGCTGTGCTGCGAGATGGTGGCGCGCCGCGGACGCACGCTGCGCCGCCAACTCGACGATTTATTTGTCAAAGTTGGTTCCTTCTACCCGCGCCGCGAGAACTTCCGCTTGACCCCCGAGGTCAAAGCGAAGTTCACTAGCAAAGTGCAGGCCGATCCTCGCGAACTCGGCGGGCGCCGGGTCCGCGAAGTCGTCCGCACCGACGGCCTGAAGCTGATTTTCGACGATGGCTCCTGGGTTTGCTATCGCCTTTCCGGCACCGAACCGGTGGTGCGCGTCTATTCTGAAGCGCGCAGCTCCGACGACCTGGACAGGCTCAGCACCGCTGCCAAGCAGTGGATTCTTGAATGACGAGTTGTGTGGCGCGGGTCTCCGACCTGTGACTTAGACGGGCTTGGGCGTTTGTGGCACACGCGCCGCCGCGTATGCAGCCAAGCAGTGGATTTTTCAGTGATGGTGCGACACTCGCGCCCTCGCGTATGCAACTGTCCCGCAAGGGACAGAATGACAACAGCCCGGCACTTTAGTGCCGGGTCAGCAGACGGGAACGAGCAAGTCCCGTAGGGACGGTTGAAGCGCAGCAACAAATGAATTACCGCCCCATCCCGATCAACACCACGCGCGCGCAACTGCAAAAACGCGCCGTCGCACTCGCCCGCCGCGCCGGCCACCTGCTCTACGACCTCCGCACCAAGCTCGCCACCATCGCCGTTGCCGTGCTCGCCGTCATGCTTGCCGTGCACGTCATCTTCGGCGCCAACGGCATGATGGTGTACCAGAAAAAGAAGGCGGAACTCCGCACCCTGCAAAAAGACGCGGACCAACTCCAGCGGGAGAATCAAGCTTTATCTGACCGCATCAAGGCCCTCAAGACCGACCCCAACGCCATCGAGAAAGAAGCCCGCGAACAGCTTCACTACGCCCGGCCCGGCGAGGTCATATATCTGACCCCCGAACAGGCCAGTCCCAACACTCCTCCGCCCAACGCCTCCGCTAAGAAATAGTTTCAGCGTCAAGTTTCAGTTTCAGCCAACTCGAAACTGAAACTGATACTAAGAATGCTTCTTCCGCTCGCACGCGGTCACGACTTTGGTGGGATCAACCGCCTCTCGATCCACCTGGATCTCCTCGATCTTTCCGTCCTTTCCCACCAGGAAAGTCGCCCGGCGCGCCGCCTTGTACTTTGGCTCCCACAGCCCGTATTCCTTTGTCGCCGCGCCCTCGTCGAACCAGTCGCTGGCGATAGGGAAGTTGACCCCTAACGAATCGCCAAATGCCTTGTTCGCGAATGGACTGTCCATGCTCACACCCACGACCTGGGTGTCCGCATCCTCCAGCTTCTTATAATTCGCTTGGAGGTTGCGCATCTCGGTGGTTCAACCCCCGGTAAAGGCGAACACGAAGAACGCCACCACCACGTTTTTCTTGCCGTGAAACTCGTGCAGCGATATGTCCTGCACCTTCGCGCCGTCGAAATACTTAAGGTTGAAATCGGGGGCCATGTCGCCGACCTTCAGCTTCAACGGCGCCGGTTTTTCCTTCTCCTGGGCGCGCAGTGTTTCCGGTGTGCCCAGAACCGCCGCCAGACTCAGCAGCGTGAGCAGAGCGTAAATCGCGATTTTTCTCATTTTCTCCTCACCCGACACCGACTCTTGATGCCGTCCACGGTGGTTCGGTTACATCGATCTTCCATTTCGGGACTGGCAACTCGCAATTTTAACCTGTCATTCGCACCGCTATCATTGCGCGCCCGCCTGCTTACCGCTACATTTGGTTCCACAGCACCCCACACTTTCTGCCGCAAATTTTCGATGTCGAGCATCCAATGCCAGGTGACACACACAATGCGCCTGCTTCTGGGGGCCGTCCTCCCCGCATGAGTATCGAAACCGTCAACCAAGTCTTCTATCAGGTTGTGGATCGCCAGCTCGACCGGGTCATGCTTTACAAGCAGACCGTCAAGTGGATCCCGATCTCCTCGCGCGAGCTTTATCGCGACGCCGTCGGCATCGCGCGCGCTCTCACCGCGTGGGGAATTGCCAAGGGCGACCGCGTCGCCATCCTTAGCGAGAACCGCCCGGAATGGGCGACCGCGGAATTCGGCACGCTCCTTATTGGCGGCGTCATCGTCCCGATTTATCCTACCCTTACCGGCGAACAGGTCTCCTTCGTACTCGCCGACTCCGGCGCCCGCATCGCCTTCGTTTCCACGGCGGAACAGTTCAAGAAGCTGCAGTCCATGCGCTCGCTGACCCGGCTGGAAAAGATCGTCGTCATGGACTACATCGGCACTCCCGACGCCATCCCCATGCACCGCCT
This genomic stretch from Terriglobia bacterium harbors:
- a CDS encoding amino acid permease yields the protein MAETRPPATARELARDLTVRHASAVVVGTIIGTGIFLVPTEMMQAVGSAKLVYLAWVVGGALSFLGALTYAELGAMKPEAGGEYVYLRDGYGPLAGFVYAWSTLLIAKPGSIATIATGMARILGGFPAFRGLPRTAVASPLTITYAQLLAMALVIFISFINHIGVKRAGEFQLFFTLLKVGLVLTVIVVAFTYGGGRAANYATRFQGAKGGMIGFMIAMLASLWAYDGWNNLNMVAGEIRRPERSIPMALIGGVGIVAALYMLMNAALQYVMPAAGIAATGSPAADAMRIVLGAGAASIFTLVMGFQMLATLNGAVLSGARVPFAAAQDGYFIAALARVHPRYRTPSAAIVFQAALAIVLVLAVGKFQALFSITLFAEWLFYMLTTSTVFVFRWREPDAPRPYRVWGYPVAPAVFIAASAVLLSYTFASNVKNSLLGCLVMLAGIPVYLVFSRKRRTTSR
- a CDS encoding phosphoglucomutase/phosphomannomutase family protein, producing the protein MPVAIKFGTSGWRAVIAEDFTFANVRRAITGIARYVASRKPQGAAVILGRDPRFLGESLVSLAADLLAAQNVIPRVIPDPAPTPAIAWAVIRTKSDGAINFTASHNPPEYNGIKFSTPDGAPALPEVTAQIEAEIAALDGAPSPASPGAAHPPSSAVKREEIDVAPDYLARLKEVIDLDAIKKANLRVAFDPLWGAARDYPDHLLRRAGIEVVTVHDFRDVLFGGHAPEPDDHLLEDLRAAMKRSQAHIGISTDGDADRFGILDQDGAFISPNYIIALLFDYLVETRGWRNGVAKSVATTNLVNALAEHHKVQLYETPVGFKYIGELIDRDKIAIGGEESAGLSIRHHVPEKDGILAGLLCCEMVARRGRTLRRQLDDLFVKVGSFYPRRENFRLTPEVKAKFTSKVQADPRELGGRRVREVVRTDGLKLIFDDGSWVCYRLSGTEPVVRVYSEARSSDDLDRLSTAAKQWILE
- a CDS encoding sodium:solute symporter; amino-acid sequence: MGLDRVDLIIIAVYLAGITAFGVSFRKRQRSLRDYFLADRNVPWWAISLSIVAAETSTLTIISIPGLAYRSNLTFLQLVMGYVVGRVIISFLLIPHYFRGELYTAYQLMERRFGGKLRSLTASLFLITRAAAEGVRVFAVAIVVRIMLGAALRGFGDFQRDLIAIGIVTALTLIYTFEGGMTAVIWTDVVQMFIYVGGTLVGFATLLHLVPGGWSGVSTVAGAAGKFRILDFSPEFFQVYTFWAGLIGGAFLTTASHGTDQLIVQRLLAARSEGQSKLALIASGLAVFFQFGLFLLVGVLLFVLYHTAASAPAWASYDEIFPTFIVTRMPHGVSGLLIAAILAAAMSNLSAALNSLSSSSMVDFYLRRRPETGERERLRLSRISTLLWAVVLFGLALLSRNIKVVVEVGLAIASVAYGALLGVFVLGVLTKKANERGAMVGFFCGFVFNLYLWQEQQLWGAISRRTGFSLALPHGGVPFTWYVALGCGLTFAIGYAASLLYARHPVNEMSTSSRGRDG
- a CDS encoding septum formation initiator family protein, with the protein product MNYRPIPINTTRAQLQKRAVALARRAGHLLYDLRTKLATIAVAVLAVMLAVHVIFGANGMMVYQKKKAELRTLQKDADQLQRENQALSDRIKALKTDPNAIEKEAREQLHYARPGEVIYLTPEQASPNTPPPNASAKK
- a CDS encoding redoxin domain-containing protein, with amino-acid sequence MRKIAIYALLTLLSLAAVLGTPETLRAQEKEKPAPLKLKVGDMAPDFNLKYFDGAKVQDISLHEFHGKKNVVVAFFVFAFTGG
- a CDS encoding divalent-cation tolerance protein CutA, with the protein product MTDKRIVLTTAGTREEAGKIARALVERRLAACVNVVAIESVYRWTDKVENAQEWLLLVKTTAGAFDDVDTAIRELHSYELPECVALLIEGGNEEYLEWIGENVGIE
- a CDS encoding peroxiredoxin family protein, which produces MRNLQANYKKLEDADTQVVGVSMDSPFANKAFGDSLGVNFPIASDWFDEGAATKEYGLWEPKYKAARRATFLVGKDGKIEEIQVDREAVDPTKVVTACERKKHS